The Mycoplasmopsis columbinasalis genomic interval AGTGAAACTCAAAAAATTCTCATTCTTATTGTCTGCTACTGCCGCAACAGTTGCAGTACCATTAGTTGCTGTTTCATGTGGTAAAACCGCAACAACAGAAGTTACAGCACAAGGCGAGCTCGACAAAATTACAGCAGTAGCTTTCACTGGAACAGACCAAGCTAACACTTCAGTTAGCGACGTAACAAACGAGCAACTTAAACTTAAAGCTGGCGAAGCAGATTACAAGGCTCCAACTGGTAGCGATGTAAAAGTTGCCTTTGAAATTACAACAAGACTAGCAGTTGATGGTTCTTTAAAAGTTAAAGTTTCAGTACAAAAAGGCGCAGAAACACCTCTAACAAAAGAATTAGATTTAACAGGTTTTAAAGCTGAACCTGCTGTTCAAAACGTTACACAAGCAGAAGTTGACGCTGAAGCAGCCAAGATTACAGCTGTTGAATACAACGGTACAGAAGCAAGCGCTAAAGAAAATGTGCTTCCATCACAAGTTGATGTTGCTAAGTTAGTTGCTAAAGCAGGAAAAGAAGTTTATGCACATCCTATTGGTGGTAGCTGAGCAACAGAATTTGTGAAAACAGCTGATGATGATGCAGCAGGTACTTTAAAAGTTAAAGTAAAAGTTACTAGCGGTACACTTTTTGCTGAATCAAAAGAAGTTGCTTTAGATGGCTTCTTAACTAGCGACCAAAAAGCTGTAAACGACGCTAAAGCAGCAATTACAAGTGCTGATTACGACGACAAAGCTTCAGTTTTACCATCAGAAGCAACAGATTTAAATAAATTTAGTGTTACTCAAGCTCCAGCTCCAGATGCAGGAATCACTGTTACTTATGGAATTGTTGCTAACTCACAAAATAATGATGCTGGTACTTTAAAAGTTAAAGCTACCTTAACCAAAGGTGGTAAAACTGCAGTTACTGATGAATTAGAAGTTAGTGGTTTCTTAACCAGCGACCAAAAAGCTGTAAATGATGCTAAAGCAGCAATTACAAGTGCTGACTACACAGACAAAGCTTCAGTTTTACCATCAGAAGCAACAGATTTAAATAAATTTAGTGTTACTCAAGCTCCAGCTCCAGATGCAGGAATCACTGTTACTTATGGAATTGTTGCTAACTCACAAAATAATGATGCTGGTACTTTAAAAGTTAAAGTAAAAGTTACTAGCGGTACACTTTTTGCTGAATCAAAAGAAGTTGCTTTAGATGGCTTCTTAACTAGCGACCAAAAAGCTGTAAACGACGCTAAAGCAGCAATTACAAGTGCTGATTACGACGACAAAGCTTCAGTTTTACCATCAGAAGCAACAGATTTAAATAAATTTAGTGTTACTCAAGCTCCAGCTCCAGATGCAGGAATCACTGTTACTTATGGAATTGTTGCTAACTCACAAAATAATGATGCTGGTACTTTAAAAGTTAAAGCTACCTTAACCAAAGGTGGTAAAACTGCAGTTACTGATGAATTAGAAGTTAGTGGTTTCTTAACCAGCGACCAAAAAGCTGTAAATGATGCTAAAGCAGCAATTACAAGTGCTGACTACACAGACAAAGCTTCAGTTTTACCATCAGAAGCAACAGATTTAAATAAATTTAGTGTTACTCAAGCTCCAGCTCCAGATGCAGGAATCACTGTTACTTATGGAATTGTTGCTAACTCACAAAATAATGATGCTGGTACTTTAAAAGTTAAAGCTACCTTAACCAAAGGTGGTAAAACTGCAGTTACTGATGAATTAGAAGTTAGTGGTTTCTTAACCAGCGACCAAAAAGCTGTAAATGATGCTAAAGCAGCAATTACAAGTGCTGACTACACAGACAAAGCTTCAGTTTTACCATCAGAAGCAACAGATTTAAATAAATTTAGTGTTACTCAAGCTCCAGCTCCAGATGCAGGAATCACTGTTACTTATGGAATTGTTGCTAACTCACAAAATAATGATGCTGGTACTTTAAAAGTTAAAGCTACCTTAACCAAAGGTGGTAAAACTGCAGTTACTGATGAATTAGAAGTTAGTGGTTTCTTAACCAGCGACCAAAAAGCTGTAAATGATGCTAAAGCAGCAATTACAAGTGCTGACTACACAGACAAAGCTTCAGTTTTACCATCAGAAGCAACAGATTTAAATAAATTTAGTGTTACTCAAGCTCCAGCTCCAGATGCAGGAATCACTGTTACTTATGGAATTGTTGCTAACTCACAAAATAATGATGCTGGTACTTTAAAAGTTAAAGTAAAAGTTACTAGCGGTACACTTTTTGCTGAATCAAAAGAAGTTGCTTTAGATGGCTTCTTAACTAGCGACCAAAAAGCTGTAAACGACGCTAAAGCAGCAATTACAAGTGCTGATTACGACGACAAAGCTTCAGTTTTACCATCAGAAGCAACAGATTTAAATAAATTTAGTGTTACTCAAGCTCCAGCTCCAGATGCAGGAATCACTGTTACTTATGGAATTGTTGCTAACTCACAAAATAATGATGCTGGTACTTTAAAAGTTAAAGCTACCTTAACCAAAGGTGGTAAAACTGCAGTTACTGATGAATTAGAAGTTAGTGGTTTCTTAACCAGCGACCAAAAAGCTGTAAATGATGCTAAAGCAGCAATTACAAGTGCTGACTACACAGACAAAGCTTCAGTTTTACCATCAGAAGCAACAGATTTAAATAAATTTAGTGTTACTCAAGCTCCAGCTCCAGATGCAGGAATCACTGTTACTTATGGAATTGTTGCTAACTCACAAAATAATGATGCTGGTACTTTAAAAGTTAAAGCTACCTTAACCAAAGGTGGTAAAACTGCAGTTACTGATGAATTAGAAGTTAGTGGTTTCTTAACCAGCGACCAAAAAGCTGTAAATGATGCTAAAGCAGCAATTACAAGTGCTGACTACACAGACAAAGCTTCAGTTTTACCATCAGAAGCAACAGATTTAAATAAATTTAGTGTTACTCAAGCTCCAGCTCCAGATGCAGGAATCACTGTTACTTATGAAATTGTTGCTAGCTCACAAGATAATGCGACAGGTACTTTAAAAGTTAAAGCTACCTTAACCAAAGGCGGTAAAACTGCAGTTACTGGTGAATTACCAGTTAATGGTTTCTTAACCACAGATCAAGACAACAAAAACAAAGCAGATGCAAAAGCAACTGAATTAACTAGTCAAACTCCAAAAGGTTCAGAAAGTCGAACCTGAGAATCAGTTGATGCGTTTGTAACAGCCTTTAACAATAGTGACGCTTCAGGTCAAGAATTAAGAAATGGCTTTAAATTTGATGGTCTTGCTGATGGATACAGAGCAGTATTTAAAGATGGCGCTGTCAAAAAAACAAGCGACGATACTAAAGCCACCCTTAAATTTACAATTAACCTCAGTGGTCAAACTTCTGAAGAAAAAGCAGTTGACTTTACAGTTCCTATCACTCCATCATAAGATTAATTACAACACTATTTTTTAAACGAGCAATTTTGCTCGTTTTTTTCTGCTTTTTGAGAAGTAGCAACAGTAAGAATTTCCAGGAACAAAGTAGATTTCACTAGTCAAATCTAACTATGAAATAGGCCTAGATCAAGAATTCAATCTAGATTAAACTTAGGTGCTAAATGCATAATTTTTAGCATTTTTTCAACAAGAAATTTCTTTAAAAATAATTCAATCAATACACAAGGAGAGAAAAGTGAAACTCAAAAAATTCTCATTCTTATTGTCTACTACTGCCGCAACAGTTGCAGTACCATTAGTTGCTGTTTCCTGCGGTAAAACCGCAACAACAGAAGTTACAGCACAAGGCGAACTCGACAAAATTACAGCAGTAGCTTTCACTGGAACAAACCAAGCTAACACTTCAGTTAACGACGTAACAAACGAGCAACTTAAACTTAAAGCTGGCGAAGCAGATTACAAGGCTCCAACTGGTAGCGATGTGAAAGTTGCCTTTGATATTACAACAAGATTAGCAGTTGATGGTTCTTTAAAAGTTAAAGTTTCAGTACAAAAAGGCGCAGAAACACCTCAAACAAAAGAATTAGATTTAACAGGTTTTAAAGCTGAGCCTGCTGTTCAAAACGTTACACAAGCAGAAGTTGACGCTGAAGCAGCTAAGATTACAGCTGTTGAATACAACGGTACCGAAGCAAGCGCTAAAGAAAATGTGCTTCCATCACAAGTTGATGCTGCTAATTTAGTTGCTAAAGCAGGAGAACAAAGCTATGTACTTCCTGTTGGTGGTAACTGAGCAAAAGAATTTGTGAAAACAGCTGACGATGCAGCAGGTACTTTAAAAGTTAAAGTAAAAGTTACTAGCGGTACACTTTTTGCTGAATCAAAAGAAGTTACTTTAGATGGCTTCTTAACTAGCGCAAATAAAAAAGCAGCAGAAGTACAAGCTGAAGCAAACAAAATTACAGCTGTTGAATACTTAGGCACTGGCGAAAGCGCAAAAGAAAAAGTACTTCCATCAGCAGTTACTTTTGCAAACACAAACTTCAAAGCAAAAGTAAATAACAATGACTATGAACTCCCAACAGCAGTTGAAGGAAAAGCTTGATCATTAGAATTTGTTAAAGTTACTGCTGATGATGCAAAAGGAAAACTTACTGTTAAAGTAAAAGTTACTTTCGATGATGTGTCAAGAGAATCAAAAGATATTGTGTTAGAAGGCTTTTTAACTAGCGACCAAAAAGCTGTAAACGATGCTAAAACAGCAATTACAAGTGCTGATTACGCCGACAAAGCTTCAGTTTTACCCTCAACTGCAGATGTAACTAAATTTAGTGTTACTCAAGCTCCAGCAGCTGGAATTGCTGTTTCTTATGAAATTGTTGCTAACTCACAAAATGACGCTTCTGGTACTTTAAAAGTTAAAGCTACCTTAACCAAAGGTGATAAAACTGCAGTTACTGGTGAATTAGAAGTTAGTGGTTTCTTAACTACAGTTCAAGATGCAGCTGCTAAGAAAGCTAAGGCAGATGCTGAAGCAACTAGATTAGCTGCAACTAATGTTACATATTCAGGAAGTCTAACTTGAGCATCAGTTGATGAGTTTGTAGCAGCCTTTAAAAATAGTGAAGCTTCAGGTCAAACATTAAGAGAAGCCTTCACATTTGCTGATGTTGCTGAAGGATACAGAGCAGTATTTAAAGCTGATGCTGTTAAAAAAGATAGCGAACAAACAAAAGCAACTCTTAAATTTACAGTTAACTTCAGTGGTCAAACTTCTGAAGAAAAAACAGTTGACTTTACAGTTCCTATTACTCCTACATCATCATCATCATAAGATTAATTACAACACTATTTTTTAAACGAGCAATTTTACTCGTTTTTTTCTATTTTTTGAGGAGTAGCAACAGTAAGAATTTCCAGGAACAAAGTAGATTTCACTAGTCAAATCTAACTATGAAATAGGTCTAGATCAAGAATTCAATCTAGATTAAACTTAGATGCTAAATGGATAATTTTTAGCATTTTTACAACAAGAAATTTCTTTACAAAATAATTCAAACAATACACAAGGAGAGAAAAGTGAAACTCAAAAAATTCTCATTCTTATTGTCTGCTACTGCCGCAACAGTTGCAGTACCATTAGTTGCTTTTTCATGCGGTAAAACCGCAACAACAGAAGTTACAGCACAAGGCGAGCGCGACAAAATTACAGCAGTAGCTTTCACTGGAACAGACCAAGCTAACACTTCAGTTAACGACGTAACAAAGATGCAACTTAAACTTAAAGCTGGCGAAGCAGATTACAAGGCTCCAACTGGTAGCGATGTGAAAGTTGACTTTGAAATTACAACAAGATTAGCAGTTGATGGTTCTTTAAAAGTTAAAGTTTCAGTACAAAAAGGCGCAGAAACACCTCTAACAAAAGAATTAGATTTAACAGGTTTTAAAGCTGAACCTGCTGTTCAAAACGTTACTCAAGAACAAGTTAACACTGAAGCAGCTAAGATTACAGCTGTTGAATACAACGGTACCAAAGCAAGCGCTAAAGAAAATGTGCTTCCATCACAAGTTGATGATGCCAAGTTAGTTGCTAAAGCAGGAGAACAAAACTATGTACTTCCTGTTGGTGATAGCTGAGCAACAGAATTTGTGAAAACACCAGATGATGTAGCAGGTACTTTAAAAGTTAAAGTAAAAGTTACTAGCGGTACACTTTTTGCTGAATCAAAAGAAGTTACTTTAGATGGCTTCTTAACTAGCGCAAATAAAAAAGAAGCAGAAGTACAAGCTGAAGCAAACAAAATTACAGCTGTTGAATACTTAGGTACTGGTGAAAAAGCAAAAGACAAAGTGCTTCCATCAGCAGTTGCTTTTGAAAATACAAACTTCAAAGCTAAAGCAAATGACAATGACTATACTCTTCCAACAGCAGTTGAAGGAAAAGCTTGATCATTAAGTTTTGTTAAAGTTTCTGCTGATGATGCAAAAGGAAAACTTACTGTTAAAGTAAAAGTTACTTTCGATGGTGTGTCAAAAGAATCACAAGACATTGTGGTAGAAGGTTTCTTAACTAGCGACCAAAAAGCTGTAAACGATGCTAAAACAGCAATTACAGCTGCTGATTACACAGGCAAAGCTTCAGTTTTACCATCAGCTGCAGATGTAACTAAATTTAGTGTTACTCAAGCTCCAGCAGCTGGAATTGCTGTTTCTTATGAAATTGTTGCTAACTCACAAAATGACGCTTCTGGTACTTTAAAAGTTAAAGCTACCTTAACCAAAGGTGATAAAACTGCAGTTACTGGTGAATTAGAAGTTAGTGGTTTCTTAACTACAGCTCAAGATGCAGCTGCTAAGAAAGCTAAGGCAGATGCTGAAGCAACTAGATTAGCTGCAACTAATGTTACATATTCAGTACATATTCAGGAAGTCTAACTTGAGCATCAGTTGATGAGTTTGTAGCAGCCTTTAACAATAGTGAAGCTTCAGGTCAAACATTAAGAGAAGCCTTCACATTTGCTGATGTTGCTGAAGGATACAGAGCAGTATTTAAAGATGGCGCTGTCAAAAAAACAGACGATGAGTCTAAAGCAACTCTTAAATTTACAGTTAGCTTCAGTGGTCAAACTTCTGAAGAAAAAACTGTTGACTTTATGGTTCCTATCACTCAACCATCACAAGATTAATTACAACACTATTTTTTAAACGAGCAATTTTGCTCGTTTTTTTCTGCTTTTTGAGGAGTAGCAACAGTAAGAATTTCCAGGAACAAAGTAGATTTCATTAGTCGAATCTAACTATGAAATAGGTCTAGATCAAGAATTCAATCTAGACTAAACTTAGGTGCTAAATGCATAATTTTTAGCATTTTTACAATAAGAAATTTCTTTACAAAATAATTCAATCAATACACAAGGAGAGAAAAGTGAAACTCAAAAAATTCTCATTCTTATTGTCTGCTACTGCTGCAACAGTTGCAGTACCATTAGTTGCTGTTTCATGTGGTAAAACCGCAACAACAGAAGTTACAGCACAAGGCGAGCTCGACAAAATTACAGCAGTAGTTTTCACTGGAACAGATCAAGCTAACACTTCAGTAAACAATGTAACGAAAGAACAACTTAAACTTAAAGCTGGCGAAGCAGATTACAAAGCTCCAACTGGTAGCGATGTAAAAGTTGTTTTTGAAATTACAACAAGATTAGCAGTTGATGGTTCTTTAAAAGTTAAAGTTTCAGTACAAAAAGGTGCAGAAACACCTCTAACAAAAGAATTACCTTTAACAGGTTTTAAAGCTGAGCCTGCTGTTCAAAACGTTACACAAGCAGAAGTTGACGCTGAAGCAGCTAAAATTACAGCTGTTGAATACAACGGTACCGAAGCAAGTGTTAAAGATAAAGTGCTTCCATCACAAGTTGATGATGCCAAGTTAGTTGTTAAAGCGGGTGAACAAGGCTATGTACTTCCTGTTGGTGGTAGCTGAGCAACAGAATTTGTGAAAACACCAGATGATGTAGCAGGTACTTTAAAAGTTAAAGTAAAAGTTACTAGCGGTACACTTTTTGCTGAATCAAAAGAAGTTACTTTAGATGGCTTCTTAACTAGCGCAAATAAAAAAGCAGCAGAAGTACAAGCTGAAGCAAACAAAATTACAAATGTTGAATACTTAGGCACTCGTGAAAAAGCGAAAGACAAAGTACTTCCATCAGCAGTTACTGTTACAAAAACAAATTTCAAAGCAAAAGAAAATGACAAAGACTATGTTGTTCCAGCAGCTATTGGGGAAAAAGTTTGATCATGAGACGTTGTTAAAGTTTCTGCTAATGATGCAGAAGGAAAACTCACTGTTAAAGTAACAATTACTTTTGATGGTGAGTCAAAAGATTCGAAAGACTTTGTGTTAGAAGGTTTCTTAACTGCAGCAGCTAAAAAAGACGCAGAAATACAAGCTGAAGCAAACAAAATTACAGCTGTTGAATACTTAGGAACTGATGCAAACGCAAAAGACAAAGTGCTTCCATCAGCAGTTACTTTTATAAATACAAATTTTAAAGCGAAAGTAAATAACAATAACTACGATCTCCCAACAGCTGTTGAAGGAAAAGCTTGATCATTAGATTTTGTTAAAGTTCTTGCTAATGACGCAGAAGGAAAACTTACTGTTAAAGTAAAAGTTACTTTTGATGGCGTGTCAAAAGAATCAACAAATACTTTTGAATTGGAA includes:
- a CDS encoding lipoprotein 17-related variable surface protein, whose protein sequence is MKLKKFSFLLSATAATVAVPLVAVSCGKTATTEVTAQGELDKITAVVFTGTDQANTSVNNVTKEQLKLKAGEADYKAPTGSDVKVVFEITTRLAVDGSLKVKVSVQKGAETPLTKELPLTGFKAEPAVQNVTQAEVDAEAAKITAVEYNGTEASVKDKVLPSQVDDAKLVVKAGEQGYVLPVGGSWATEFVKTPDDVAGTLKVKVKVTSGTLFAESKEVTLDGFLTSANKKAAEVQAEANKITNVEYLGTREKAKDKVLPSAVTVTKTNFKAKENDKDYVVPAAIGEKVWSWDVVKVSANDAEGKLTVKVTITFDGESKDSKDFVLEGFLTAAAKKDAEIQAEANKITAVEYLGTDANAKDKVLPSAVTFINTNFKAKVNNNNYDLPTAVEGKAWSLDFVKVLANDAEGKLTVKVKVTFDGVSKESTNTFELEGFLTTDQDNKNKTDAEATRLAATQVSITGEETWADVNAFVAAYNNGEAAGQTLRGKFSFANKTPDYSVVFRTGATPSSTEAATKATLKFTVSYKGQASEETAVDFTVPITPS
- a CDS encoding lipoprotein 17-related variable surface protein; amino-acid sequence: MKLKKFSFLLSTTAATVAVPLVAVSCGKTATTEVTAQGELDKITAVAFTGTNQANTSVNDVTNEQLKLKAGEADYKAPTGSDVKVAFDITTRLAVDGSLKVKVSVQKGAETPQTKELDLTGFKAEPAVQNVTQAEVDAEAAKITAVEYNGTEASAKENVLPSQVDAANLVAKAGEQSYVLPVGGNWAKEFVKTADDAAGTLKVKVKVTSGTLFAESKEVTLDGFLTSANKKAAEVQAEANKITAVEYLGTGESAKEKVLPSAVTFANTNFKAKVNNNDYELPTAVEGKAWSLEFVKVTADDAKGKLTVKVKVTFDDVSRESKDIVLEGFLTSDQKAVNDAKTAITSADYADKASVLPSTADVTKFSVTQAPAAGIAVSYEIVANSQNDASGTLKVKATLTKGDKTAVTGELEVSGFLTTVQDAAAKKAKADAEATRLAATNVTYSGSLTWASVDEFVAAFKNSEASGQTLREAFTFADVAEGYRAVFKADAVKKDSEQTKATLKFTVNFSGQTSEEKTVDFTVPITPTSSSS
- a CDS encoding lipoprotein 17-related variable surface protein, encoding MKLKKFSFLLSATAATVAVPLVAFSCGKTATTEVTAQGERDKITAVAFTGTDQANTSVNDVTKMQLKLKAGEADYKAPTGSDVKVDFEITTRLAVDGSLKVKVSVQKGAETPLTKELDLTGFKAEPAVQNVTQEQVNTEAAKITAVEYNGTKASAKENVLPSQVDDAKLVAKAGEQNYVLPVGDSWATEFVKTPDDVAGTLKVKVKVTSGTLFAESKEVTLDGFLTSANKKEAEVQAEANKITAVEYLGTGEKAKDKVLPSAVAFENTNFKAKANDNDYTLPTAVEGKAWSLSFVKVSADDAKGKLTVKVKVTFDGVSKESQDIVVEGFLTSDQKAVNDAKTAITAADYTGKASVLPSAADVTKFSVTQAPAAGIAVSYEIVANSQNDASGTLKVKATLTKGDKTAVTGELEVSGFLTTAQDAAAKKAKADAEATRLAATNVTYSVHIQEV
- a CDS encoding lipoprotein 17-related variable surface protein, which codes for MKLKKFSFLLSATAATVAVPLVAVSCGKTATTEVTAQGELDKITAVAFTGTDQANTSVSDVTNEQLKLKAGEADYKAPTGSDVKVAFEITTRLAVDGSLKVKVSVQKGAETPLTKELDLTGFKAEPAVQNVTQAEVDAEAAKITAVEYNGTEASAKENVLPSQVDVAKLVAKAGKEVYAHPIGGSWATEFVKTADDDAAGTLKVKVKVTSGTLFAESKEVALDGFLTSDQKAVNDAKAAITSADYDDKASVLPSEATDLNKFSVTQAPAPDAGITVTYGIVANSQNNDAGTLKVKATLTKGGKTAVTDELEVSGFLTSDQKAVNDAKAAITSADYTDKASVLPSEATDLNKFSVTQAPAPDAGITVTYGIVANSQNNDAGTLKVKVKVTSGTLFAESKEVALDGFLTSDQKAVNDAKAAITSADYDDKASVLPSEATDLNKFSVTQAPAPDAGITVTYGIVANSQNNDAGTLKVKATLTKGGKTAVTDELEVSGFLTSDQKAVNDAKAAITSADYTDKASVLPSEATDLNKFSVTQAPAPDAGITVTYGIVANSQNNDAGTLKVKATLTKGGKTAVTDELEVSGFLTSDQKAVNDAKAAITSADYTDKASVLPSEATDLNKFSVTQAPAPDAGITVTYGIVANSQNNDAGTLKVKATLTKGGKTAVTDELEVSGFLTSDQKAVNDAKAAITSADYTDKASVLPSEATDLNKFSVTQAPAPDAGITVTYGIVANSQNNDAGTLKVKVKVTSGTLFAESKEVALDGFLTSDQKAVNDAKAAITSADYDDKASVLPSEATDLNKFSVTQAPAPDAGITVTYGIVANSQNNDAGTLKVKATLTKGGKTAVTDELEVSGFLTSDQKAVNDAKAAITSADYTDKASVLPSEATDLNKFSVTQAPAPDAGITVTYGIVANSQNNDAGTLKVKATLTKGGKTAVTDELEVSGFLTSDQKAVNDAKAAITSADYTDKASVLPSEATDLNKFSVTQAPAPDAGITVTYEIVASSQDNATGTLKVKATLTKGGKTAVTGELPVNGFLTTDQDNKNKADAKATELTSQTPKGSESRTWESVDAFVTAFNNSDASGQELRNGFKFDGLADGYRAVFKDGAVKKTSDDTKATLKFTINLSGQTSEEKAVDFTVPITPS